A stretch of the Arachis stenosperma cultivar V10309 chromosome 6, arast.V10309.gnm1.PFL2, whole genome shotgun sequence genome encodes the following:
- the LOC130934035 gene encoding putative homeobox-leucine zipper protein ATHB-51 produces the protein MERRGGSEVKQAALVETPQESLHAMAEVKYAGHREKKKRLTSSQIESLERSFQEEIKLDSDRKIKLSRELGLQPRQIAVWFQNRRTRWKAKQLEHLYFALKHEFDHISNEKHKLQEEVMMLKASLREQAFRAHVSGVYTEMSGAETIVDGYSCFLVEDHHNTVPLPRWAVAPYCP, from the exons ATGGAGCGGAGgggag GAAGTGAAGTGAAACAAGCAGCATTGGTGGAGACACCACAAGAGTCGCTTCATGCAATGGCGGAAGTAAAGTACGCGGGCCACCGCGAGAAGAAGAAGCGGTTAACAAGCAGCCAGATTGAGTCATTGGAGAGAAGCTTTCAGGAGGAGATAAAGTTGGACAGTGACAGGAAGATAAAGCTTTCCAGGGAGCTTGGCCTCCAGCCTCGCCAAATCGCGGTTTGGTTCCAGAATAGGCGAACAAGGTGGAAGGCCAAGCAGCTTGAGCACTTGTACTTTGCCCTTAAACACGAATTTGATCACATCTCCAATGAGAAGCACAAGCTTCAAGAAGAG GTTATGATGTTGAAGGCAAGCCTAAGAGAGCAAGCATTTAGAGCACATGTATCTGGTGTTTACACAGAAATGTCTGGGGCAGAAACA ATTGTAGATGGCTACAGCTGCTTTCTTGTGGAGGATCATCATAACACTGTTCCACTGCCTCGATGGGCCGTTGCACCATATTGTCCCTAA
- the LOC130935568 gene encoding 60S ribosomal protein L24-like — MVLKTELCRFSGAKIYPGKGVRFVRGDSQVFLFSNSKCKRYFHNRLKPSKLTWTAMYRKQHKKDIAQEAVKKKRRATRKPYSRSIVGATLEVIQKRRTEKPEVRDAAREAALREIKERIKKTKDEKKAMKAEVSAKQQKAQGKGHVTKVAAPKGPKLGGGGGKR, encoded by the exons ATGGTCCTCAA GACGGAACTTTGCCGCTTTAGTGGCGCCAAGATCTACCCGGGGAAGGGCGTCAGATTCGTTCGTGGTGATTCTCAG GTCTTTCTGTTTTCAAACTCGAAATGCAAAAGGTATTTCCACAATCGTTTGAAGCCATCAAAGCTCACATGGACTGCCATGTATAGGAAGCAACACAAAAAG GACATTGCTCAAGAAGCTGTGAAGAAGAAGCGTCGTGCTACCAGGAAGCCATACTCTAGGTCAATTGTTGGTGCTACCTTGGAAGTTATCCAGAAGAGAAGAACCGAGAAGCCTGAAGTTAGAGATGCAGCAAGGGAAGCTGCTCTTCG TGAAATTAAAGAGAGGATCAAGAAGACAAAAGATGAGAAAAAGGCTATGAAGGCAGAGGTATCGGCTAAGCAACAAAAGGCACAGGGCAAAGGCCATGTTACAAAGGTTGCTGCACCGAAAGGTCCCAAACTTGGTGGAGGAGGTGGCAAACGCTGA